From Streptomonospora salina, the proteins below share one genomic window:
- a CDS encoding winged helix-turn-helix transcriptional regulator, whose translation MSHLLLLTNSNEPSDHVLPALGLLLHSVRVSPAEAGALLTTGPDRDSNTPVDAILVDARSDLAAARNLCRLLDTTGLDCPLIAVLTEGGVAALTPDWQVEDFLLTSAGPAEVEARLRLSVGQADTGPDDPDEIRRGDLVIDEATYIARLRGRILDLTFKEFELLKFLAQHPGRVFTRAQLLQEVWGYDYFGGTRTIDVHVRRLRAKLGSEHEAMIGTVRNVGYRFVPDTTAKTGGDSAARPQDAGRDAPAQHRR comes from the coding sequence ATGAGTCATCTGCTTCTACTCACGAACTCCAACGAACCGTCGGACCATGTTCTGCCCGCCCTCGGACTCCTCCTGCACTCGGTCCGGGTCTCCCCGGCCGAAGCCGGAGCGCTCCTGACAACAGGCCCCGACCGCGACTCGAACACACCCGTCGACGCCATTCTCGTCGATGCTCGCAGCGACCTCGCGGCGGCGCGCAACCTCTGCCGCCTGCTCGACACCACGGGGCTGGACTGCCCGCTCATCGCGGTCCTCACCGAAGGCGGCGTGGCGGCGCTCACCCCGGATTGGCAGGTCGAGGACTTCCTGCTGACCTCGGCCGGGCCCGCCGAAGTCGAGGCCCGGCTGCGGTTGTCCGTCGGCCAGGCCGACACCGGCCCCGACGATCCCGACGAGATCCGCCGCGGCGACCTGGTCATCGACGAGGCCACCTACATCGCACGGCTGCGCGGCCGCATCCTCGACCTCACGTTCAAGGAGTTCGAGCTGCTGAAGTTCCTCGCCCAGCACCCGGGCCGGGTCTTCACCCGCGCGCAGCTGCTCCAAGAGGTGTGGGGATACGACTATTTCGGGGGCACCCGCACGATCGACGTGCACGTGCGGCGGCTGCGCGCCAAACTCGGCAGCGAGCACGAGGCGATGATCGGAACCGTACGCAACGTCGGTTACCGCTTCGTTCCCGACACCACGGCCAAGACGGGCGGGGACTCGGCGGCGCGCCCCCAGGACGCCGGGAGGGACGCCCCCGCACAGCACCGGCGCTGA
- a CDS encoding glutaredoxin family protein has translation MSEDAGNAAGRTVTVLSRSGCHLCEQALEVVERVCADTDARVEVRDLDAAAQAERDDYWDKIPVTFVDGKRHDFWRVDEQRLRAALAGGS, from the coding sequence ATGTCCGAGGACGCCGGGAACGCCGCGGGCCGCACCGTGACGGTGCTGAGCAGGTCCGGCTGCCATCTGTGCGAGCAGGCGCTGGAGGTCGTCGAGCGGGTGTGCGCCGACACGGATGCGCGGGTGGAGGTCCGCGACCTCGACGCGGCGGCTCAGGCCGAGCGCGACGACTACTGGGACAAGATCCCGGTGACGTTCGTCGACGGGAAGCGGCACGACTTCTGGCGGGTGGACGAGCAGCGGTTGCGGGCCGCGCTCGCCGGCGGCTCCTGA
- the mshD gene encoding mycothiol synthase, protein MTHVRTTETLTPDETAAVLALAESAGEHDGLPPLSEQTLLRVRHGARPGTARFHLATQGAPAAGAGDLVGFGFAARAPGEPDSAEMVVAPDRRRSGHGAALLRALSDDAPGDGLRVWAHGRTEGAVALAASAGWTQVRGLLKMRMRLRGDAQQPGAGAGLPEPVLSDAVGERTVIRTFRPGSDEQAWVAANAAAFADHPEQGGLTLQDLHERTNEDWFDADGFFVAEDTGTGAIAGFHWTKVHADGAGLADEPVGEVYAVGVDPAWRRTGLGRALTLVGLRHLHERGLPWVLLYVDEENRAAVRLYESLGFSVWDADVMYAAS, encoded by the coding sequence ATGACGCACGTGCGCACCACCGAGACCCTGACACCCGACGAGACCGCGGCCGTGCTCGCGCTGGCCGAATCCGCCGGCGAGCACGACGGACTCCCGCCGCTGTCCGAGCAGACGCTGCTGCGCGTCCGCCACGGGGCTCGCCCGGGGACGGCCCGCTTCCACCTCGCGACCCAGGGGGCTCCGGCCGCCGGGGCCGGCGACCTGGTCGGCTTCGGGTTCGCCGCCCGCGCCCCGGGCGAGCCCGACTCCGCGGAAATGGTCGTCGCGCCGGACCGGCGGCGCAGCGGCCACGGCGCCGCGCTGCTGCGCGCGCTCTCCGACGACGCTCCCGGGGACGGGCTGCGCGTGTGGGCCCACGGCCGCACCGAAGGCGCGGTGGCGTTGGCCGCATCGGCAGGCTGGACCCAGGTGCGCGGGCTGCTGAAGATGCGGATGCGGCTGCGCGGCGACGCGCAGCAGCCGGGTGCCGGCGCCGGGTTGCCGGAGCCGGTGCTGTCCGACGCCGTCGGCGAGCGGACGGTGATCCGCACGTTCCGCCCGGGCTCCGACGAGCAGGCGTGGGTCGCGGCGAACGCCGCCGCGTTCGCCGACCACCCCGAGCAGGGCGGGTTGACGCTCCAGGACCTGCACGAGCGCACGAACGAGGACTGGTTCGACGCCGACGGCTTCTTCGTCGCCGAAGACACCGGGACCGGGGCGATCGCCGGCTTCCACTGGACCAAGGTGCACGCCGACGGCGCCGGGCTGGCCGACGAGCCGGTGGGCGAGGTCTATGCGGTGGGCGTCGACCCGGCGTGGCGGCGCACCGGTCTGGGGCGCGCGCTGACGCTCGTGGGCCTGCGCCACCTGCACGAGCGCGGACTGCCGTGGGTGCTGCTCTACGTCGACGAGGAGAACCGCGCGGCGGTGCGGCTGTACGAGTCTCTGGGGTTCTCGGTGTGGGACGCGGATGTGATGTACGCCGCATCCTGA
- a CDS encoding redox-sensing transcriptional repressor Rex, which translates to MTPPEPRPRDRGIPEATVARLPVYLRALQALDDRGILTVSSEHLAETTGVNSAKLRKDLSHLGSYGTRGVGYEVEYLIYQISRELGLTQDWSVAIVGAGNLGRALANYGGFGTRGFRIAALLDADTAVLGDTVAGLSVGHIDTLEDVVDRENVSIGVIATPAAAAQEVCDRFVETGVTSVLNFAPVVLNVPPGVDVRKVDLSIELQILAFHEQRKADGYAGLDPFGRGPV; encoded by the coding sequence GTGACCCCCCCTGAACCACGGCCCCGGGATCGGGGAATCCCGGAGGCGACCGTCGCCCGGCTCCCCGTCTACCTGCGTGCGCTGCAAGCGCTCGACGATCGCGGCATCCTCACGGTCTCCTCCGAGCACCTGGCCGAGACGACCGGCGTCAACTCGGCCAAGCTGCGCAAGGACCTCTCCCACCTCGGCTCTTACGGCACCCGCGGCGTCGGCTACGAAGTCGAATACCTCATCTACCAGATATCGCGTGAGCTTGGTCTCACCCAGGACTGGTCGGTCGCCATCGTCGGCGCGGGCAATCTCGGCCGCGCACTCGCCAATTACGGGGGGTTCGGCACCCGCGGCTTCCGCATCGCCGCGCTGCTCGACGCCGACACCGCTGTGCTCGGAGACACCGTCGCCGGACTCTCCGTCGGGCATATCGACACCCTGGAAGACGTTGTCGACAGGGAGAACGTGTCGATCGGGGTGATCGCCACCCCCGCGGCGGCTGCGCAGGAAGTCTGCGACCGATTCGTCGAGACCGGCGTCACCAGCGTGCTGAACTTCGCTCCGGTGGTGCTCAATGTGCCTCCGGGCGTCGATGTGCGTAAGGTCGACTTGTCCATCGAGCTGCAGATCCTGGCCTTCCACGAACAGCGCAAGGCCGACGGCTACGCCGGTCTGGACCCGTTCGGGAGGGGGCCGGTATGA
- the hemC gene encoding hydroxymethylbilane synthase: MTDRPAKLGTRRSPMATSQSQTVADAVTARTGTGVELELITSYGDVTQAQLTQLGGTGVFVNRLREELLSGGIDFAVHSLKDLPTAPAEGLTVAAVVERDDPRDALCARDGRAFEELPPGSVVGTGSPRRVAQLAALRPDLSFVPIRGNAGTRLGKIAQGEVDAVVLAYAGLARVGRLDDVTDVFGPERMLPAPGQGALAVECLASRAGDDLAYLTAVDHAATRAEVTAERSVLAELEAGCAAPVGAYADVGDGRLRLRAAVVAPDGTGAVRRERSVPVGADTAEAASSLGRELAREMIGDGADRIVADAARDSTTPSED; encoded by the coding sequence GTGACCGACCGCCCGGCCAAGCTCGGCACCCGCCGCAGCCCCATGGCCACCTCCCAGTCGCAGACGGTCGCCGACGCCGTCACCGCCCGCACCGGCACCGGTGTCGAGCTGGAGCTCATCACCAGCTACGGCGACGTCACCCAGGCCCAGCTGACCCAGCTGGGCGGCACCGGGGTGTTCGTCAACAGGCTGCGCGAGGAACTGCTGTCGGGCGGAATCGACTTCGCCGTGCACTCCCTCAAGGACCTGCCCACCGCCCCCGCCGAAGGGCTCACCGTCGCCGCCGTCGTCGAGCGCGACGACCCCCGCGACGCCCTCTGCGCCCGCGACGGCCGCGCGTTCGAGGAGCTGCCGCCCGGTTCCGTCGTCGGTACCGGCTCCCCGCGCCGCGTCGCACAGCTCGCCGCACTGCGCCCCGACCTGAGCTTCGTGCCGATCCGCGGCAACGCCGGAACCCGGCTGGGCAAAATCGCCCAAGGCGAGGTCGACGCCGTCGTCCTGGCCTACGCCGGCCTGGCGCGGGTGGGCCGCCTCGACGACGTCACCGACGTCTTCGGGCCCGAACGGATGCTGCCCGCACCCGGCCAGGGAGCCCTGGCCGTGGAGTGCCTGGCCTCTCGTGCCGGAGACGACCTGGCCTACCTCACGGCCGTCGACCACGCCGCCACCCGCGCCGAAGTCACCGCCGAACGCAGCGTGCTGGCCGAGCTCGAAGCCGGTTGCGCGGCCCCCGTCGGCGCCTACGCCGACGTCGGCGACGGCCGGCTGCGCCTGCGCGCCGCCGTGGTGGCACCCGACGGAACCGGTGCGGTGCGGCGCGAGCGCTCCGTTCCCGTCGGCGCGGACACGGCCGAAGCCGCGTCGTCCCTGGGACGCGAGCTCGCCCGCGAGATGATCGGTGACGGAGCCGACCGCATCGTCGCCGATGCGGCACGGGACTCCACGACGCCGTCCGAAGACTGA
- a CDS encoding glutamyl-tRNA reductase — translation MSVLAVGVSHRSSPVALLERVALEGQARSKVMSEIAAAPSINEALMVSTCNRTEVYADVDKFHPAVAAVTELLSWHTGVPLSELSHHAYVHYEERAVQHLFSVTCGLDSMVVGEGQILGQVRNAIKEAQEAGIVGRVLNDLGQRALRVGKRAHTDTHLDHAGADMVGFGLDVALRRLGAAAPAAAAPAPSAAGTAGCPVAGAGEAEGAAAEVAAALPDPQALTGLRVLVLGAGSMSALAANTAARQGAGEVSVANRTNQRAERLAECLTEAYEPIRSRAVPFDSAAETLPEVDLVVSCTGAQGLVLTRDQVEHAARSAGRPLVFLDLALPHDIDPDVRDLPGVELVDIEDLRQAVAESDGESAERAGAISLVRGIVDEEVAEYEGVRRAQLVAPTVVALRDKARTLMESELDRLEGRLPDIDDKTRGEVTRAMRRVVDKLLHQPTVRVKELAAEPDGHSYEAALRELFDLDPAAADAVSRVERAPEEGGA, via the coding sequence ATGAGTGTCCTCGCCGTAGGGGTGAGCCATCGCAGCTCGCCCGTGGCGCTATTGGAGCGCGTCGCCTTGGAGGGGCAGGCGCGGTCGAAAGTCATGTCCGAGATCGCGGCCGCGCCGTCGATCAACGAGGCGCTGATGGTCTCGACCTGCAACCGCACCGAGGTCTACGCCGACGTCGACAAGTTCCACCCCGCCGTGGCCGCCGTCACCGAACTCCTCTCCTGGCACACCGGCGTCCCGCTGAGCGAACTCTCCCACCACGCCTACGTCCACTACGAAGAACGCGCGGTCCAGCACCTGTTCTCCGTCACCTGCGGACTCGACTCCATGGTCGTGGGCGAAGGCCAGATCCTCGGCCAGGTGCGCAACGCGATCAAGGAGGCCCAGGAGGCCGGGATCGTGGGCCGGGTGCTCAACGACCTGGGGCAGCGCGCGCTGCGTGTGGGCAAGCGCGCCCACACCGACACCCACCTCGACCACGCCGGCGCCGACATGGTCGGCTTCGGGCTCGACGTCGCGCTGCGCCGGCTCGGCGCCGCCGCCCCCGCGGCGGCCGCGCCCGCCCCCTCCGCCGCCGGAACCGCCGGCTGCCCCGTCGCCGGTGCGGGCGAAGCCGAAGGCGCTGCCGCCGAGGTCGCCGCCGCACTGCCCGACCCCCAGGCCCTCACCGGCCTGCGGGTACTCGTCCTGGGCGCCGGCTCGATGAGCGCGCTCGCCGCCAACACCGCGGCCCGCCAGGGAGCCGGCGAAGTCAGCGTGGCCAACCGCACCAACCAGCGGGCCGAGCGCCTGGCCGAATGCCTCACCGAGGCCTACGAGCCCATCCGCAGCCGCGCCGTACCCTTCGACTCCGCCGCCGAGACCCTGCCCGAGGTCGACCTGGTCGTCTCCTGCACCGGCGCCCAGGGCCTGGTCCTCACCCGCGACCAGGTCGAGCACGCCGCCCGCTCCGCGGGACGCCCTCTGGTGTTCCTGGACCTCGCGCTGCCCCATGACATCGACCCGGACGTACGGGATCTGCCCGGCGTCGAACTCGTCGACATCGAAGACCTGCGCCAGGCGGTCGCCGAGAGCGACGGCGAATCCGCCGAGCGCGCCGGCGCGATCTCGCTCGTGCGCGGAATCGTCGACGAGGAGGTCGCCGAATACGAGGGGGTGCGCCGCGCCCAGCTCGTCGCCCCCACCGTGGTCGCGCTGCGCGACAAGGCCCGCACCCTCATGGAGTCCGAGCTGGACCGGCTCGAAGGGCGCCTGCCCGACATCGACGACAAGACCCGCGGCGAGGTCACCCGCGCCATGCGCCGCGTCGTCGACAAACTGCTGCACCAGCCCACGGTGCGCGTCAAGGAGCTCGCCGCCGAACCCGACGGCCACTCCTACGAGGCCGCGCTGCGGGAACTGTTCGACCTCGACCCCGCCGCCGCCGACGCCGTCAGCCGCGTCGAGCGCGCACCCGAGGAGGGGGGAGCGTGA
- a CDS encoding MoaD/ThiS family protein, translated as MVSGIIRYWAAAKEAAGKAEEPVSGATLADVLESVRGARSGDDRLLRVLDRSSFVVDEYPVGGRAHADVELDEGYVIEVLPPFAGG; from the coding sequence ATGGTAAGTGGAATCATTCGGTACTGGGCCGCGGCGAAAGAAGCCGCGGGAAAGGCCGAAGAGCCGGTCAGCGGAGCGACGCTGGCCGATGTGCTGGAGTCGGTGCGCGGCGCCCGCAGCGGCGACGACCGCCTCCTGCGGGTGCTGGACCGTTCGTCGTTCGTCGTCGACGAATACCCCGTGGGCGGACGGGCGCACGCGGACGTGGAGCTCGACGAGGGATATGTCATCGAGGTGCTGCCGCCGTTCGCCGGCGGATGA